A genomic stretch from Sphingomonas sp. HDW15A includes:
- the rplL gene encoding 50S ribosomal protein L7/L12, whose amino-acid sequence MADLNKIVDDLSALTVLEAAELAKLLEEKWGVSAAAAVAVAGPAAGGAAAPAAEEQTEFDVILTGDGGKKINVIKEVRAITGLGLGEAKALVEGAPKALKEGVNKDEAEKIKKQIEEAGGTVELK is encoded by the coding sequence ATGGCTGACCTGAACAAGATCGTTGATGACCTGTCGGCGCTGACCGTCCTCGAGGCGGCTGAGCTGGCCAAGCTGCTCGAAGAGAAGTGGGGCGTTTCGGCCGCCGCTGCCGTCGCCGTCGCTGGCCCGGCCGCTGGTGGCGCCGCTGCGCCGGCTGCCGAGGAGCAGACCGAGTTCGACGTGATCCTCACCGGCGACGGTGGCAAGAAGATCAACGTCATCAAGGAAGTCCGCGCCATCACCGGCCTGGGCCTCGGCGAAGCCAAGGCGCTGGTCGAAGGCGCTCCGAAGGCGCTCAAGGAAGGCGTCAACAAGGACGAAGCCGAGAAGATCAAGAAGCAGATCGAGGAAGCCGGCGGAACCGTCGAGCTCAAGTAA
- the nusG gene encoding transcription termination/antitermination protein NusG: MSRWYIIHAYSGFENKVRDSILSEARRLGLEQMVEAVEVPTETVTEIKRGKKVQAERKFMPGYVLAKLSMTDDVFHLVKNTPKVTGFLGPGGKPQPIPDAQANRMLDTKDESAAAAPKTKVKVDYEIGDAVKVLDGPFASFNGVVEELDFDRARVKVSVSIFGRATPVELEFEQVERVK; the protein is encoded by the coding sequence ATGTCCCGCTGGTACATCATCCACGCTTATTCGGGCTTCGAGAACAAGGTCCGTGATTCGATCCTCAGTGAGGCGAGACGCCTTGGCCTCGAGCAGATGGTTGAAGCGGTCGAAGTGCCGACCGAAACCGTGACCGAGATCAAGCGCGGCAAGAAGGTCCAGGCCGAGCGCAAGTTCATGCCCGGCTACGTGCTGGCCAAGCTCAGCATGACCGACGACGTTTTCCACCTCGTGAAGAACACGCCGAAGGTCACCGGCTTCCTGGGCCCTGGCGGAAAGCCGCAGCCGATTCCCGATGCCCAGGCCAATCGGATGCTGGACACGAAGGACGAGTCCGCCGCCGCCGCGCCAAAGACGAAGGTCAAGGTCGACTACGAGATTGGCGATGCCGTGAAGGTCCTCGACGGGCCGTTCGCGAGCTTCAACGGCGTCGTCGAGGAACTCGATTTCGACCGGGCGCGCGTGAAGGTCAGCGTTTCGATTTTCGGCCGTGCAACGCCGGTCGAGCTGGAGTTCGAACAGGTCGAGCGGGTCAAGTAA
- a CDS encoding DOPA 4,5-dioxygenase family protein: MADIVIRDFHAHIYYDAADVDRARALADDVQRRFGVAVGHFHLKPVGPHPRGSVQMTVPANRFGEVATYLAVARMGLTIFAHASTGDDRADHTSNVIWFGPSERLDLSIFD; encoded by the coding sequence ATGGCCGATATCGTTATCCGCGATTTCCATGCCCACATCTATTACGACGCTGCGGACGTCGACCGAGCCAGGGCGCTCGCCGACGATGTGCAGAGGCGATTCGGTGTTGCTGTCGGGCATTTTCACCTGAAACCGGTCGGCCCGCATCCCCGCGGCAGCGTGCAGATGACGGTCCCGGCCAACCGCTTCGGGGAAGTAGCAACCTATCTCGCCGTTGCTCGAATGGGGCTTACGATCTTCGCGCATGCTTCGACCGGGGACGACCGCGCCGACCACACCAGCAACGTGATCTGGTTCGGCCCGTCGGAGCGGCTCGATCTATCGATCTTCGACTAG
- a CDS encoding aspartyl/asparaginyl beta-hydroxylase domain-containing protein, with protein sequence MAAMKLDEPFYRLPIRFDAETLAEEVRALPAEAWVPHPQNFEGNDYVPLVTPSGMITNGFAGPMAATRFLEMCPYMTEVMATLGCVWGRTRLMGLVPGATVPPHVDTNYYWRTHVRVHIPIVTNSDVSFTCGEETVHMAAGECWVFDTFRRHNVANNGREKRIHLVADTIGGERLWDLVNAAKQPGMKERQPSPVASGSVKEPLRLERVNFPEIMTPWEMRCLFDELLGKAPPSDLLNIVRLRLERLTDSWAAAWAEHADDASRTGDYSALVTSAVRDLNALGAGQIIFTNGVPLMAVLMKAVFDNAVENEGVRKMKASARAAADQAA encoded by the coding sequence ATGGCCGCCATGAAGCTGGACGAGCCCTTCTACCGATTGCCGATAAGATTCGACGCAGAGACCCTCGCCGAGGAAGTCCGAGCGCTTCCGGCCGAGGCCTGGGTTCCCCATCCGCAGAACTTCGAGGGCAACGACTATGTGCCGCTCGTCACGCCTTCAGGGATGATCACCAACGGGTTTGCCGGCCCGATGGCAGCGACCAGATTCCTGGAAATGTGCCCGTACATGACCGAGGTAATGGCCACGCTCGGCTGCGTCTGGGGCCGGACAAGGCTGATGGGTCTCGTTCCCGGAGCGACCGTGCCTCCCCACGTCGACACGAATTATTACTGGCGCACCCACGTCCGCGTTCACATCCCGATCGTCACCAACTCGGACGTCAGCTTCACCTGCGGGGAGGAAACCGTGCACATGGCGGCCGGCGAATGCTGGGTATTCGACACTTTTCGCCGTCACAACGTCGCCAACAACGGTCGCGAAAAGCGCATACACCTTGTTGCCGACACGATCGGCGGCGAGCGCCTGTGGGACCTCGTCAACGCGGCCAAGCAACCGGGCATGAAGGAACGGCAGCCAAGCCCGGTGGCTTCTGGCTCGGTCAAGGAGCCCCTGCGGCTCGAACGGGTCAATTTTCCCGAGATCATGACTCCGTGGGAGATGCGATGCCTGTTCGACGAGCTGCTCGGCAAGGCTCCTCCAAGCGATCTGCTGAATATTGTCCGTCTTCGCCTTGAGCGTTTGACCGACAGCTGGGCCGCTGCCTGGGCCGAACACGCCGACGATGCAAGCCGGACGGGCGATTACAGCGCCCTCGTAACGTCGGCGGTACGGGACCTAAACGCGCTCGGCGCAGGCCAGATCATCTTTACCAACGGCGTTCCGTTGATGGCCGTCCTGATGAAGGCCGTGTTCGACAATGCTGTCGAAAACGAGGGCGTCCGCAAGATGAAGGCAAGTGCGCGCGCGGCTGCGGACCAGGCCGCCTAG
- a CDS encoding response regulator — protein MTKRILIVEDEMLVAMELECILEDLGHDCAGIAPDVETATEHFEAPLDLALVDLNLRDGLTGPQIAETLSQRGVPVIFITANPRQLGDGVAGTIGVITKPTDESTVKAALDYVFRSRAGEAADPPPALRLFG, from the coding sequence ATGACCAAACGAATCCTCATCGTCGAAGACGAGATGCTCGTCGCGATGGAACTCGAGTGCATTCTCGAGGACTTGGGACACGATTGCGCCGGTATCGCGCCGGATGTCGAAACCGCCACCGAGCATTTCGAGGCACCGCTCGACCTTGCCTTGGTCGACCTCAATCTGCGCGACGGCCTGACCGGACCGCAGATCGCCGAAACGCTTAGCCAGCGCGGCGTGCCGGTGATTTTCATCACGGCCAATCCGCGACAGCTCGGCGATGGGGTTGCGGGCACGATCGGTGTCATCACCAAGCCTACCGACGAGTCGACCGTCAAAGCCGCGCTCGATTATGTGTTTCGTAGCCGCGCGGGCGAAGCGGCCGATCCGCCGCCTGCGCTTCGACTCTTCGGTTGA
- the rplA gene encoding 50S ribosomal protein L1: MAKLTKKQKAQAGKVEADKHYGVDEAISLVKSLATAKFDETVEVAMNLGVDPRHADQMVRGVVNLPKGTGKTVKVAVFAKGAKADEAKAAGADMVGAEDLMEAMQGGDTNYDRVIATPDMMGVVGRLGKVLGPKGLMPNPKLGTVTMDVTKAVTDAKAGQIEFRVEKAGIIHAGIGKASFAEADLKANFDAFVDAIVKAKPAGAKGKFVKKIAVSSSMGPGVKIDTTEVAGA; this comes from the coding sequence ATGGCAAAGCTGACCAAGAAGCAAAAGGCACAGGCCGGAAAGGTCGAAGCCGACAAACATTATGGCGTCGATGAGGCGATCAGCCTCGTCAAGTCGCTCGCCACCGCCAAGTTCGACGAGACCGTCGAAGTCGCCATGAATCTCGGCGTCGATCCGCGCCACGCCGACCAGATGGTCCGCGGCGTCGTCAACCTTCCGAAGGGCACCGGCAAGACCGTCAAGGTTGCCGTGTTCGCCAAGGGCGCCAAGGCCGACGAAGCCAAGGCCGCGGGCGCCGATATGGTCGGTGCCGAGGATTTGATGGAAGCCATGCAGGGCGGCGACACCAACTATGACCGGGTCATCGCCACTCCGGACATGATGGGCGTTGTCGGCCGTCTCGGTAAGGTGCTTGGCCCCAAGGGCCTGATGCCGAACCCGAAACTCGGTACCGTCACCATGGACGTCACCAAGGCTGTCACGGACGCCAAGGCCGGCCAGATCGAATTCCGGGTCGAGAAGGCGGGCATCATCCACGCCGGGATCGGCAAGGCGAGCTTCGCCGAGGCGGACCTCAAGGCCAATTTCGATGCGTTTGTGGACGCCATCGTCAAGGCCAAGCCGGCCGGCGCCAAGGGAAAATTCGTGAAGAAGATTGCCGTCAGCTCCTCGATGGGCCCGGGCGTCAAGATCGATACGACCGAGGTGGCCGGCGCCTAA
- the rplJ gene encoding 50S ribosomal protein L10, which yields MDRSQKADLVAELKNVFAETGVVVITRNLGLSVAQSSDLRAKMRDAGAQFKVAKNRLAKIALEGSTYSPLSEFLVGPTALATSSDPVAAAKVAVEFAKTNDKFEIVGGAMGETMLDVNGVKALAELPSLDELRGKLVGLIQAPATKIARIAMEPGGQLARIFAAKAAA from the coding sequence ATGGATCGTTCGCAAAAAGCCGATCTGGTTGCCGAGCTGAAGAACGTCTTCGCCGAGACGGGCGTTGTGGTGATTACCCGCAACCTCGGCCTCTCGGTCGCGCAGTCCTCGGACCTGCGCGCGAAGATGCGCGACGCCGGCGCCCAGTTCAAGGTTGCGAAGAACCGGCTTGCCAAGATCGCCCTCGAAGGGTCGACGTACAGCCCGCTCAGCGAGTTCCTTGTGGGACCGACTGCGCTGGCGACCTCGTCCGACCCGGTCGCGGCCGCCAAGGTGGCGGTCGAGTTCGCCAAGACGAACGACAAGTTCGAAATCGTCGGCGGCGCGATGGGCGAGACGATGCTCGACGTGAACGGGGTGAAGGCGCTCGCCGAACTTCCGTCGCTCGACGAGCTTCGCGGCAAGCTTGTGGGCCTCATCCAGGCGCCGGCGACGAAGATCGCCCGCATCGCGATGGAGCCGGGTGGCCAGCTGGCGCGCATTTTCGCCGCCAAGGCCGCAGCCTGA
- the ppk2 gene encoding polyphosphate kinase 2, translating to MSGKTVLSRERYEQLLKPLTRELSDAARWIQETGQRVVIVFEGRDTAGKGGSIDMISQNINPRHCRVIALSAPTPTEQGQWYFQRYMKHLPSRGELVLFDRSWYNRAGVERVMGFCTQKQAEDFLETTPEFEKHLVDDGILLFKYWLCVDQERQEERFHNRLMNPRRRWKLSPIDIESRNRYEDYTIARERMLKATHTAWAPWTLVDFNDQPVGRLTLLRHFLDVLPDTRLPVTDIPWPPLSHPPLKERYGVIEPISAYPVGDEGSAHLASGSD from the coding sequence ATGAGCGGAAAGACCGTTCTCAGCCGCGAACGATATGAGCAGCTTCTAAAGCCGCTCACTCGCGAACTCAGCGACGCCGCGCGATGGATCCAGGAAACCGGCCAGCGCGTGGTAATCGTCTTCGAAGGGCGGGACACGGCCGGCAAGGGCGGCTCGATCGACATGATCAGCCAGAACATCAACCCGCGTCACTGCAGGGTGATCGCACTGTCCGCTCCGACCCCGACGGAGCAAGGGCAATGGTATTTCCAGCGCTACATGAAGCACCTGCCGTCGCGCGGCGAGCTCGTGCTGTTCGACCGCAGCTGGTACAACCGCGCCGGCGTCGAGCGGGTAATGGGCTTCTGCACCCAGAAGCAGGCCGAGGATTTCCTGGAGACGACTCCCGAATTTGAAAAGCACCTCGTCGATGACGGCATCCTGCTGTTCAAATATTGGCTTTGCGTTGACCAGGAGCGACAGGAAGAGCGCTTTCACAACCGGCTAATGAATCCGCGGCGGCGCTGGAAGCTATCGCCGATCGATATCGAATCCCGTAACCGCTACGAGGATTACACGATCGCCCGGGAGCGGATGCTGAAGGCGACCCATACCGCCTGGGCCCCTTGGACGCTGGTCGATTTCAACGATCAGCCGGTCGGTAGATTGACGCTGCTTCGGCATTTTCTCGATGTGCTGCCCGACACCAGGCTGCCCGTGACGGACATTCCCTGGCCGCCCCTTTCCCACCCGCCGCTAAAGGAACGCTACGGCGTGATCGAGCCGATATCAGCTTACCCCGTTGGCGACGAAGGAAGCGCGCACTTGGCGTCCGGCAGCGATTGA
- the rplK gene encoding 50S ribosomal protein L11 encodes MAKKITGYIKLQVPAGVANPSPPIGPALGQRGVNIMEFCKAFNAATQDLEKNMPIPTVITVYADRSFSFTTKTPPASFLLKKAAKLKSGSKEPGKVSAGTIKRSQVSEIAEMKMKDLNATNIEAATRIIEGSARAMGLDVVEG; translated from the coding sequence ATGGCAAAGAAAATCACGGGCTATATCAAGCTCCAAGTGCCGGCTGGCGTTGCCAATCCGTCACCGCCGATCGGCCCCGCGCTGGGCCAGCGCGGCGTCAATATCATGGAGTTCTGCAAGGCGTTCAACGCGGCAACGCAGGACCTTGAAAAGAACATGCCGATCCCGACCGTCATCACGGTCTATGCGGATCGCAGCTTCTCCTTCACCACCAAGACCCCACCGGCGTCGTTCCTTCTCAAGAAGGCAGCCAAGCTGAAGTCGGGCTCCAAGGAACCGGGCAAGGTTTCCGCGGGCACGATCAAGCGCAGCCAGGTCTCTGAAATCGCCGAGATGAAGATGAAGGATCTCAACGCCACGAATATCGAGGCGGCGACCCGGATCATCGAAGGCAGCGCCCGCGCGATGGGCCTCGACGTGGTGGAGGGCTAA
- the secE gene encoding preprotein translocase subunit SecE has product MSKTSPGEFFRQVRNEAGKVVWPTRKETITTAIMVLIMTVLLAVFFLGIDSALGAIVKFLIGLIG; this is encoded by the coding sequence CTTCTCCAGGCGAGTTCTTCCGCCAGGTCCGGAACGAAGCCGGCAAGGTCGTATGGCCGACCCGCAAAGAGACCATCACGACCGCCATCATGGTCCTGATCATGACAGTTCTGCTCGCCGTCTTCTTCCTTGGTATCGACAGCGCGTTAGGCGCGATCGTCAAGTTCCTTATCGGCCTGATCGGCTAA
- a CDS encoding PAS domain-containing protein, whose amino-acid sequence MAGWTSGVEGAKRSQTRYCRKFASSLASDWSFPIDTYSPESELTAARNALRESDLRWRTLADAFPHMVWSTTPDGFHDYYNARWYEFTGVPEGTTDGEGWNDMFHPDDQERSWARWRHSLETGEPYEIEYRLRHRSGEYRWTLGRAMPIRGGDGKIIRWMGTCTDIHEQKRQAEQNEILSRELSHRIKNIFAVIGGLVGLSARQEPEHREFANRLQQRIASLGRAHEFVRPHSEESQPTDLPGRLHGVLREILSPYPALSEGQITVEGDDFEVDDRGATPIALMFHELATNSAKYGALSRQGGRVAIITAGRGDQVEIAWEESGGPKVTTPTRQGFGTKLADLSVVGQLGGMIERDWDPAGLKTRISVPKKRLVR is encoded by the coding sequence TTGGCGGGGTGGACAAGCGGTGTTGAGGGAGCGAAACGGTCGCAAACTCGTTATTGCCGAAAGTTCGCCAGTTCGCTGGCCAGCGACTGGAGCTTTCCCATCGATACCTATTCTCCCGAATCCGAGCTGACTGCCGCTCGAAATGCGCTTCGTGAGAGCGACCTGCGCTGGCGCACTTTGGCCGATGCCTTCCCGCACATGGTGTGGTCGACGACGCCGGACGGCTTTCATGATTACTACAATGCGCGGTGGTACGAATTTACGGGCGTTCCCGAAGGCACGACCGACGGCGAGGGCTGGAACGACATGTTCCATCCAGACGACCAGGAACGGTCATGGGCGCGCTGGCGCCATAGCCTGGAGACGGGCGAGCCCTACGAAATCGAATATCGTCTCCGTCACCGCAGCGGCGAATATCGCTGGACCTTGGGCCGGGCGATGCCGATCCGCGGCGGCGATGGGAAGATCATCCGCTGGATGGGCACCTGCACCGACATCCATGAGCAGAAAAGGCAGGCCGAGCAAAACGAGATCCTCAGTCGCGAGCTTAGCCACAGGATCAAGAACATCTTCGCGGTTATAGGCGGCCTAGTCGGCCTGTCCGCCCGGCAGGAGCCGGAGCATCGCGAGTTCGCCAATCGACTTCAGCAGCGAATTGCGTCGCTTGGCCGTGCCCACGAATTCGTTCGGCCCCATAGCGAGGAATCGCAGCCGACCGACCTGCCCGGGCGGCTGCACGGCGTTCTTCGGGAAATTCTGTCCCCATATCCGGCACTGAGCGAGGGCCAGATCACTGTCGAAGGCGATGACTTCGAGGTCGACGACCGCGGCGCCACGCCGATCGCCCTGATGTTTCACGAGCTTGCGACAAACAGCGCGAAATATGGCGCGCTGTCGCGTCAGGGTGGCCGGGTTGCAATCATCACTGCTGGTCGGGGCGATCAGGTCGAGATTGCATGGGAGGAGAGCGGCGGACCTAAAGTGACGACGCCGACTCGTCAGGGCTTCGGCACCAAGCTGGCGGACCTGAGCGTCGTCGGGCAGCTCGGCGGAATGATTGAACGGGATTGGGATCCGGCGGGCCTGAAGACCCGGATATCCGTTCCCAAAAAGCGGCTGGTTCGCTAA
- a CDS encoding metallophosphoesterase has product MVRRLLMVLAALTASLSVAAVSQPTPPRIVAVGDLHGDYAAWIDIAKAARLIGPNLRWTGGKTILVQTGDITDRGPDSLKIIRHLQQLQRQARGAGGNVIVVLGNHEAMQVTGDLRYVHAGEYAAFADRQSQRRRELAYEANKAAIETYFRTKDASLSPAAIKALWIAETPLGKVEHNTAWAPNGELGKWAASLPAVVKVGNTLFAHGGISANYALVPIGEVNRRARAALESATTDRSAIINDEFGPLWYRGLVTGTGAGGRPTAANELAVALKAYGAKRLVIGHTPSLKGVVIDFDGQLVRIDTGISRAYGGVLGWVEIVGDKVIPNVTTRSSP; this is encoded by the coding sequence ATGGTCCGGCGCCTGTTGATGGTCTTGGCGGCACTAACGGCTTCGCTGTCCGTGGCGGCGGTGAGCCAGCCCACACCCCCGAGAATCGTCGCCGTCGGAGATCTTCACGGCGACTATGCCGCCTGGATCGATATCGCCAAGGCAGCCCGGCTGATCGGGCCAAACCTGCGCTGGACAGGCGGTAAGACGATCCTTGTCCAGACTGGCGACATCACCGACCGCGGGCCCGACAGCCTCAAGATCATCCGTCACCTGCAACAGCTCCAGCGGCAAGCGCGCGGGGCAGGCGGGAACGTCATAGTCGTTCTCGGCAATCACGAGGCGATGCAGGTCACTGGCGACCTGCGCTACGTCCACGCGGGGGAATATGCCGCCTTTGCGGACCGTCAGAGCCAGCGCCGGCGCGAGCTGGCCTACGAAGCGAACAAGGCGGCGATCGAAACCTACTTCCGCACTAAAGACGCCTCGCTGAGTCCGGCCGCAATCAAGGCATTGTGGATCGCCGAAACGCCGCTCGGCAAGGTGGAGCATAATACGGCCTGGGCACCCAATGGCGAGCTTGGCAAGTGGGCGGCGTCGCTGCCCGCCGTCGTCAAGGTCGGAAACACATTGTTCGCGCATGGCGGGATTAGCGCGAACTACGCGCTGGTGCCGATCGGCGAGGTCAATCGCCGTGCGCGCGCCGCCCTCGAATCCGCCACCACCGATCGATCGGCGATCATCAACGACGAGTTCGGCCCCCTTTGGTATCGGGGCCTCGTGACCGGCACCGGCGCCGGCGGCAGGCCGACCGCCGCCAACGAGCTGGCCGTCGCCCTCAAGGCCTATGGCGCGAAGCGTCTGGTGATCGGGCACACGCCGTCGCTCAAGGGGGTCGTGATCGATTTCGACGGCCAGCTGGTGCGGATCGATACCGGCATTTCACGCGCCTATGGCGGCGTCCTCGGCTGGGTCGAGATTGTCGGCGATAAAGTCATTCCGAATGTCACGACCAGGAGCTCGCCATGA